Proteins encoded by one window of Salvia splendens isolate huo1 chromosome 7, SspV2, whole genome shotgun sequence:
- the LOC121742199 gene encoding serine/threonine-protein kinase PEPKR2-like, which translates to MECLGKKRKGVSRACENDFDDQARLTVLWPHLSLEDYSRRKKKCKEVVIPKNLDSRRKVVNGVATAPACGTAHVEFSGRGLKRKIGCIDTATRLGRKKKIDQVYELDKTLGKGKFGSVVLCRSKATGEEFACKTLKKGEEIVHREVEIMQHLSGHPGVVTLKAVYEDSESFYLVMELCSEGRLLDQMAREGLYSEQKAAHIIKELMLAVRYCHEMGVVHRDIKPENILLTTSGQMKLADFGLAVRILDGQRLTGIVGSPAYVAPEVLVGNYSEKVDIWSAGVLLHALLIGVLPFKGDSLDIVFEAIKKDKLDFVGGAWESVSQPARDLLSKMLTRNISTRLTADAVLRHPWISFYTEPSLKARTLDPKKKLVRLTLRQLTITHWPESERKRNVYEDSLSDDSTPTSASSSSCEEEDTGLVDILAVAISRVRISEPKRSRICSPSRPIQQECSSNIKTSNLCTAF; encoded by the exons ATGGAGTGCTtggggaagaagaggaagggaGTTTCGAGGGCCTGTGAAAACGATTTTGACGATCAGGCTCGATTGACAGTTCTTTGGCCACATTTGTCGCTGGAAGATTATTCGAGAAGGAAAAAGAAGTGCAAGGAGGTTGTAATCCCAAAAAATCTTGATTCGAGGAGAAAAGTTGTTAATGGTGTTGCAACTGCCCCAGCGTGCGGAACTGCTCATGTGGAGTTCTCAGGCAGAGGTCTTAAGAGAAAAATTGGCTGTATCGATACAGCAACACGGTTGGGCAGAAAGAAGAAGATCGATCAAGTGTATGAACTGGATAAAACTCTAGGGAAAGGGAAGTTTGGATCAGTGGTGTTGTGTCGGAGCAAGGCAACTGGGGAGGAGTTTGCGTGCAAGACTCTGAAGAAAGGGGAGGAGATTGTGCACCGGGAGGTGGAGATAATGCAGCATCTGTCTGGGCATCCAGGCGTCGTGACTCTGAAGGCAGTATATGAAGATTCTGAATCTTTTTATCTAGTGATGGAACTTTGCTCTGAGGGGCGGTTGCTTGATCAGATGGCTAGAGAAGGCCTCTACTCCGAGCAGAAGGCAGCTCATATAATTAAGGAATTGATGTTAGCTGTTCGGTACTGTCATGAGATGGGTGTAGTTCACAGGGATATAAAGCCTGAGAATATCCTGCTCACAACCTCTGGACAGATGAAGCTTGCAGACTTTGGATTAGCTGTGAGGATTTTAGATG GTCAGCGCCTGACTGGTATTGTTGGAAGTCCTGCTTATGTTGCTCCTGAGGTTTTGGTTGGTAATTACTCAGAGAAAGTGGATATTTGGAGTGCTGGTGTACTTCTCCATGCACTTTTGATTGGTGTGCTTCCATTTAAAGGCGATTCATTGGACATCGTGTTTGAGGCTATCAAGAAAGATAAGTTAGATTTTGTGGGTGGTGCTTGGGAATCTGTGTCACAGCCTGCTCGTGATCTGCTATCAAAGATGCTAACAAGGAATATCTCAACAAGGCTTACAGCTGATGCGGTTTTAA GACATCCATGGATTTCTTTCTACACTGAACCGTCGTTAAAGGCGCGAACCCTTGATCCAAAGAAGAAGTTAGTAAGATTGACATTAAGGCAGCTAACTATTACTCATTGGCCAGAGTCGGAGAGAAAAAGGAACGTATACGAAGACAGTCTCAGTGATGACTCTACACCTACTTCAGCCTCTAGTAGTTCGTGTGAGGAAGAAGACACAGGGCTGGTGGATATACTGGCTGTAGCTATTTCACGCGTTCGTATATCTGAGCCAAAACGAAGCCGGATCTGCAGCCCCTCGAGGCCAATCCAACAGGAATGCTCCTCTAACATCAAAACCAGTAACCTCTGTACAGCATTCTGA
- the LOC121742056 gene encoding root phototropism protein 3-like has protein sequence MWESGDYDTGSPISTAKNGLHTDGFHQRGHSWFVSTDIPSDILVQIGDITFHLHKFPLLSRCAKMNRIIYESRDGEINKLCLDDLPGGADAFELAAKFCYGVAVNLTATNISGLRCAAEYLEMTEDLEEGNLIFKTEAFLSYVVLSSWRDSIVVLKSCENLSPWAENLQIVRRCSESIAWKACANPKGIRWQYTGKPRSSSNESSPSRGALVPPDWWFEDVSILRIDHFVRVVTAIKVKGMRYELIGAAIVHYGSKWLPGLAEGAAAAAPSDEGCSISSISNAAWKGGGGSGGLHVIVAENHEFPTTVQTKDQRMIVESLISIIPQQRDCVSCSFLLRLLRMANMLKVAPALVTELEKRVGMQFEHATLSDLLIPCFNTKETIYDVDLVQRLLEHFLVQEQSEGSSPTRHPSSDLKMYDGGSQRGSHLNAKMRVARLVDGYLTEVARDRNMSLTKFQVLAEALPESARTSDDGLYRAVDSYLKAHPTLTEHERKRLCRVMECQKLSMDACMHAAQNERLPLRVVVQVLFSEQMKISNALALKEGGESQYQPMVPNRKTLLEGTPQSFQEGWTTAKKDINTLKFEVESVKAKYSELQNEMEALQRELNKLAKPKQTSAWTSGWKKLSKFTNTKTTEANDNGSQVATADQTRKTPRRWRNSIS, from the exons ATGTGGGAATCCGGCGATTATGACACCGGATCACCTATCTCAACCGCCAAAAACGGCCTTCACACCGATGGCTTCCACCAAAGAGGCCACTCATG GTTTGTTTCCACCGATATCCCCAGCGATATCTTGGTTCAGATTGGCGACATCACCTTCCATTTACACAAG TTTCCTCTCCTCTCGCGATGCGCGAAGATGAACAGAATCATATACGAATCCCGCGACGGCGAGATAAACAAGTTATGCCTCGACGATCTCCCCGGCGGCGCCGACGCATTCGAGCTGGCGGCGAAGTTCTGCTACGGCGTCGCCGTCAATCTCACAGCGACCAACATCTCCGGCCTCCGTTGCGCGGCGGAGTATCTTGAGATGACGGAGGATTTGGAGGAAGGGAATCTGATATTCAAAACCGAAGCCTTTTTAAGCTACGTTGTCTTATCCTCGTGGAGAGATTCCATCGTTGTTCTAAAAAGCTGCGAGAATCTGTCGCCGTGGGCGGAGAATCTCCAGATTGTGAGGAGGTGTAGTGAGTCTATTGCGTGGAAAGCGTGCGCGAATCCCAAGGGGATCCGGTGGCAGTACACCGGAAAGCCGAGATCGTCCTCGAACGAGTCCAGTCCTAGCCGAGGCGCCCTCGTGCCACCGGACTGGTGGTTCGAGGACGTCTCGATTCTCCGTATCGATCACTTCGTCCGCGTCGTGACCGCAATCAAAGTGAAAGGGATGCGGTACGAGTTGATCGGGGCAGCCATAGTCCACTACGGGAGCAAATGGCTGCCCGGTCTGGCAGAGGGGGCGGCCGCGGCTGCCCCCTCTGATGAGGGCTGCAGTATAAGCAGCATCAGCAACGCCGCCTGGAAGGGTggtggcggcagcggcggcttACACGTGATCGTGGCCGAGAACCATGAGTTCCCGACCACGGTCCAGACTAAGGATCAGAGGATGATCGTGGAAAGCCTAATCAGCATTATACCTCAGCAGAGAGACTGCGTTTCCTGCAGTTTCCTGCTGAGGCTTCTGAGGATGGCCAACATGCTCAAAGTGGCTCCGGCTCTTGTGACGGAGCTGGAGAAGCGCGTCGGGATGCAGTTCGAACATGCGACCTTGTCGGATCTTCTCATCCCTTGCTTCAACACAAAGGAGACTATCTATGATGTCGATCTCGTTCAGAGGCTCCTCGAACATTTTCTAGTGCAAGAGCAGTCAGAGGGTTCGAGTCCAACGAGGCATCCCTCGTCGGACTTGAAGATGTATGATGGCGGCTCCCAGAGAGGTAGCCATCTGAATGCCAAGATGAGGGTTGCCAGACTGGTCGACGGTTATCTGACGGAAGTGGCCAGGGACAGAAACATGTCCCTGACCAAATTCCAGGTTCTTGCTGAGGCACTGCCTGAATCAGCAAGAACCAGTGATGATGGACTATACAGGGCAGTTGACTCTTATCTTAAG GCGCATCCAACGCTGACAGAGCACGAGAGGAAGAGGTTGTGCCGCGTGATGGAGTGCCAGAAGCTATCCATGGACGCGTGTATGCACGCTGCTCAGAACGAGCGCCTCCCTCTCAGGGTGGTGGTGCAGGTCCTATTCTCTGAGCAGATGAAGATAAGCAACGCGCTCGCGCTAAAGGAAGGCGGGGAGTCGCAGTACCAGCCCATGGTGCCGAACCGGAAGACACTGCTAGAGGGGACCCCGCAATCGTTCCAAGAAGGATGGACAACGGCGAAGAAGGACATCAACACTCTCAAGTTCGAGGTGGAGAGTGTCAAGGCTAAGTATTCGGAGCTTCAGAACGAGATGGAGGCATTGCAGCGCGAGCTCAACAAGTTGGCGAAGCCCAAGCAGACGTCGGCGTGGACCTCGGGTTGGAAGAAACTCAGCAAGTTTACTAATACGAAGACGACAGAAGCCAATGACAATGGATCACAAGTTGCAACTGCTGATCAAACTAGAAAGACTCCTAGAAGGTGGAGAAATTCCATTTCCTGA